The sequence TCACCGTGAGCCCGGATTTCGGTCCAGAAAAGTTACCGGGCTGGTATATTTTCAACACGTGGCTTCAAAAAGCCCTGGGAGAGACCGTCCACCTCGAGGTTTATCCGGACTTTAAATCCCAACGGGAGGCCATCAAGGCGGGCAAGGTGGATCTGATCTACGCGAATCCCTATGATGCCTCCATGCTGGTCCGGGAAAAAGGTTTTATTTCCCTCGCAAAACCCAAGTCGAAATCCGACGAGGCCATTATTGCCGTCAACGCTGCCCGGGGTGTTTGCTCGGTGGAGGAACTTCGCCCTGGCATCACCGTTGCCGCTACGGACGATCCCGATGTGCGCACGATGGGCATGATCTTGTTGGAGCCCGCGGACCTGCACCCGGGAAACATCACTTTAGAACTCTGCGACAGTTACGTCCTGGTGGCCAAACGTTTGTTTAATGGCGAAGCGGAAGTCGGAATCTTTCTGGCCGAGGCTTTCGACGAGCTTTCCTCGGTCGTGAAAAGCCGGCTAAGGGTTCTGGTGCAAAGTGAGATACAGGTGGTCCACCACTCCCTCATGTTGGGACCCGCGCTGGCGTTCCAGCGGGACCGCCTGCGCAACGCGTTGCTGGAGATGTCCTCAAGCACGAAAGGATGCGAGATTTTGCGGGGGCTGGGCTTTGACCAATGGGAGCCGGTCGATCAAGAAGCGGTCGAGTTCATGATCGACCTAATGGATACCCTGTTGGTGTGAGGAAGCCGCCCGTGACTCCGTAGGCGGCCGGCTTTAGCCCGCCGTTACCAGGTCGGCCGCCGATAGTTGGCTCGTCTGGGAATACTCGCGCAGCAGCCGCCTCACCTCCGGGGCACATTTGCCGCACTGGCTGCAAACCCCGAGTTCCCGCCGGAGGTCACGCAAAGTACATGGGCCTCGCTGGTCCATGGCCCTGCGGATCTCCCCATCAGTAACCCTGTTGCAAATACAGATATACATGGCGTGAGACTGCTGGTTGACCCGGTTCCATTCTAGCAAAAAGAGAATGATTATCAACTATTGGCTTGGCAACAGTAGGCCGCCATGATCTCCGACCGCCGTGGCGGCGCGACCGGGAAGGCGCAGGGTCAAAGTGCGCTTTTCCAGTGAACGAGCGCTTGCAGGGTTTCCCGGTCGCTGCTCTAACACCAAATGCCAGACACTGGCCACGAACCCCGCCGCAGCGTCGGTAGCAACGGTTGGCTCGCAGGCGTGGGTTTTTACGTGACGCTGGGGAAGGACGACGCGGTGGTCGAAGTGGATGGCCATACCGTTGCCCGCCTTCGCACCGCGAAGGTCGGCCGACGCCCCCGGGGCATCCTGATGGGACCTGGGGCCAGGCGGTTGTGGGTGGCCTAAAGCGAGGACAACGCGATCATCGTCCTGGACGCCGGCACCTTGCAATTCACCGGCGGTGGACAAGGACCCCAAGACTTTCGCCCGGAATCCGAGCGGTACCCGCCTGTTCGCCTCCAACGACGACGATCACTGACTTACCGTGGTGGATCCAGCTCGAGCCAGGTGATAAAGCGCATTCCGGTGAGGAAGGGGATGGGGAACCTTGAATTGAGTTATGCTCGAAAGTTGTGGATGAGGGGATGAAGGAGGCGGCGTATTCTGGATGGTCTTCGCGGTCATCCATTCCTAACGAGAGGAGCGAATACGCCATGGGTGAAGATAAAGTCATTCGGTTGAAGAGTCCAGGGACACCGGGAGCCGTGGAGGATCCCTTGACCGAGGTGTGGCGGGAAGGAGCCCGGCGGTTGCTGGTGTCGGCCATCGAAGCGGAAGTAGAGTCGTTCCTCGAACAGTTTCAGGAGGAGAAGACGACCGAGGGGTTGAACCGCATGGTCCGCAATGGTCGCCTGCCGAGCCGAACGATCCAGACCGGCATCGGCGACATCGAGGTGTCGGTGCCCCGAGTCCGCGATCGGGCAGGGAAGGTCCGCTTCAGCTCGTCGATTCTGCCGCCGTACCTCAGGCGGACGAAGACGGTGGAGGGGTTGCTGCCCTGGCTGTATCTGAAGGGCATTTCGACGGGAGAGTTTCAGGAAGCCTTGACGGTGCTGTTGGGCAAGGACGCGCCGGGCTTGTCGGCCAGTACGATCAGCCGCTTGAAAGAGGCGTGGAAGGACGAGCATCAGCGCTGGTCGCGGTGTGATCTGTCAAACCGGCACTATGTGTACCTGTGGGTGGATGGTATCCATTTCGGGGTGCGGCTGGAGGAGGCGGCGCAATGCATTCTGGTGGTGGTCGGGGCGACGCCGGAAGGCAAGAAGGAACTGGTTGCCTTGTCCGATGGCTATCGGGAAAGCGAGGACTCCTGGCGGGAATTGCTGCTAGGGCTGAGGTCCCGGGGGCTGAAGATCGAGCCCCATCTGGCGATCGGCGATGGCGCCTTGGGCTTTTGGAAAGCCCTGCCGCAGGTGTTCGGCACGACCCGGCGTCAGCGCTGCTGGGTGCACAAGACGGCCAACATCCTGAACAAGCTGCCCAAGAGCCAGCAGCCCAAGGCGAAAGCCGCATTACATGAAATCTGGATGGCGGCGACCCGGCAGGAGGCGGAGAAAGCGTTCGATCATTTTCTAAGCGTGTACCGGCCCAAGTATCCCAAAGCCGTGGCATGCCTGGAGAAGGACCGTGATGCGCTGCTGACTTTCTACGATTTCCCGGCCGAGCATTGGATTCACCTGAGGACCACCAACCCCATCGAATCCACCTTGGCCACGGTGCGGCTCAGAACCACCAGGACTCGGGGCTGTGTATCCCGGGAAAGTATTCTGGCCATGGTGTTCATGCTGGTGAAAAGCGCCGAGCGACACTGGCGGAAACTGAATGGGATTCCCCGGCTGGCGCAGGTCATCGAGGGAGTCGTGTTCAAGGATGGAGTACGGGAAGACGCCGAGAAAATCGCTGCCTGATCAAATCTCCATACACAACATTTGACCATTTCTCCCTTGAATTCTCCCCAGACCCAAAGCCTGTATACCGCCCATGGGTTGAGCAACGATCTCCCCATCATCGATTTAGCCAGCTTCACCGTGACCAAGAGGATCCCCCCGGAGAATCGCGGTCCTGCCTTGAAGGTGGCTAGGCGGCGGCAAGACAGTGTTTGGTCGCGCACTGGCTTCCTTCGCGTTAGGCGGCAACACCTAGCCTCCGGCAGCCCCAGGGCCTAATCCCAGCGTACTCTCACCCCTGCCCAACCCCCGATCGGCGCGCCGGGCCCTAGGAAGCGCTCGGGCGTCCCACCGTCCGGGGCACCGCTGAAGAAATTCCGATTGACCACCCCAAAGTTCTCGTACTCCACGTCAAAGACATTGTTGGCCATGGCGAAGAGTTCCACATGCTGGTGCACTCGGTAGCGGGTATGGAGGTTGACCACCGCGTACTCGGGCGCCGGGGGCCACTGATTTTGGTCGTCGCCGCGCAGGTACTGGCTGGAGGCATACTGCAGATCGCCGCCGAAAAACCAGCCGGGCAGCAATTCGTATTCGGCGCCGAGCTTGACCAGGTGTCGCGGGATGCTGGGAATGCGGTCCCCTGGGCGCACGGTCTGGGGCCCTAGGGCGTTTTGCAGGGTGGCGTGGGTTTCGTAGGTGGCATGGACGAAGCTGTAGTTGGCATACCAATTGAGGCTGCCGACAGCGCCCCTGAAACCGACCTCTGCGCCCTGCCGCAAAGTTTTGCCCACATTCTGGAAAAAGCCCCGCGTGAGTCCCCCGCCGACATTGGTGAACAGGATGTCATTGTCGAGTTCCGTGCGGTAGAGCGCCGTAGTCCATTGCACGTTCTCACCCCACTGGCCGCGCCAACCCACTTCGAAGGTATGGGACACCACGGGCTTCAGGGGTGGATCGGCGATGAAGCTGTTGGGCAGGGAACAGGGTGCGCCGGGATCGGCGCAGGTGAGTTCCACCGGGGTCGGGACGCGGAAACCTTCGTTGTAATTGCCGTAGAAGGTCAGGTCCTTGAGGGCTCCTCCGTGCAAGGATAAGGCTTCCAACGGTTGTACCGTGAAACCGGCGGAAGGGTTGAAGCGATTGAAAATATGATGGCCGGCCAGGGAGGTGCGTTCCCCACCCTCGTCGGTGCCGAACCCGGACAAATCCATCTCGGCCCGGTTCCAGCGACCCGAGGCGTTGAGGTGCAACCAGGGAGTAATGGAAAGGGTATCGGTGCCGAAAACGCCAAGATACTGATTGGTCGCCCGCGCCCGGGTGACCGTTGTGGGAGCTGCCAATGGATCGGTACCGCGGTTGGGAGTAAAAGCCGCCTCCTGTTCCGACTGGGTGAAATGGGTATTCCCGTAGTCGTAGCTGGTGCCGAAGGTGAAGCGATTTTTAAGCTCGACCAAATCGCCCAGATAGCTCAACTGCACCTGCACCCCGGTACCATCTTCGACGCTACGCGACCGGCGGTTGATGGCGGAAGGCAACAAAGCGCCGTCTTCGCTCCGGCATTCGCTGAAGGTAACAAATTGTTCGCACCCCTCAGCCACGTCCCCGTTAAAGGTGTCGATGGTATTGCCCCGATAATAGGCATTGCCGGCCACCAGCCAAGTGGGCGACAACTCGTGACTAGCCCGCAGGTTGACGAAGTGCAACTCGGGCTCGGTAAGATCCGGGTAGGTATAGACGGCCTCTCGCCGGGCTTGCAGCAGGCTTTCCGGCAGGGGGCCGTTGCCGGTCAGCTTATTCTTGGCAAAGGTGTAAGTGAGATCGAGGTCGGTGGTTGTGTTTTCCCAGCCCACCTTGGCGAAAAACTGATGCACGTTGCTGTGGGAATGATCGCGCCAGCCGTCTTGCTCGAAGATGTTGCCGGTCACGAACCAGTCGAAGCGATCCTGGAATCCTCCCTGCTCGAATTCGAACACCTTGCGCCCAAAGGAGCCGCCCTGGAGTTCCGCCCGGGTACCGGGATGACTGAAGCCGCTCTTAGTGCGCACCGACAGGGCACCACCCAAGGTGTTGAGCCCAAACACTGGATTGGAACCGGGAATCAGGTCGAGGTTAGCGATGGCCGACTGGGGGATGAGATCCCAGTGGACCGTATCGCCGAACGGCTCATTGATGCGGACGCCGTCTTGATAGACCGAAAGGCCAATCGGCGTCCCCAGCAAGGGTGAAGCATTGAAGCCCCGGTAAGTCAGATCGGGCTGATAGGGATTGTTTTGCACGTCGTTGATGTTCACGCTGCCCAGATTGCGGTTCATGAAGGTGGGCAGATTCAGGGACTCCTGGCGATCCATCGCCTCGTCCTCCACCGCTTGCACGTTGCCTGGCACCTCACGCAGGGGCAGGCCCACGCTCGGCAGCGGAGTGATGCCTACCACTTCGACATCAGGCAGTTCAAAGGCTTTCGCTGGGCTCTCGGCGCGCGGTTCCACCGCCAACCCAGGGGAAACCGCAAATGTACTCAACGCCAGCCAGAGTAGACGGGTGCCCGCGTGCTCGATCCTAGTTAGGCCCTGGTTCCGGTTATTTTTATTCATCGTGGTCGTTGCGCCTCAGAAAGTCTTCGAAAGGGGGTATGGGCCCAAAACCGGCCAATAAGAAAACCTTCCCCCAATAGGCTCTCTAAATCGGCCTCAAAATCGAAGCTAAGGCTTCTTCCGTCAAGAGGGGAACCAATTCCCGGCAGACAAAGGGAAATCTTCCTGTATTAAAAAAGGAATCTTTCCTAATTGCCTTCTGAATGAGAGCGTGCTTTCCACCTGCCCAGGGAGCCAACCCATGGCGGGGCCGTGAGCCTTAAGTCGCGGCGGTCGAAGTGGGCATCATGGCTTTCCTAGGGCATGTCCGGGGAGGGCCCAGGGGAGTGGTGTAGGCCATAGGCGCACCGCCGGCGCGGTTGCTTGAGCCGGCGCCACGTCTATCGGGGGTGGAAGGGGTCCAGTTCGGGATGCGGTCGGACGATGACATGCCCCCTAGGGGTAATGACCCGCCATCCTTTGGGACACGACCCTAGACCGAGGTGCGGGCGGTCCCCGGAATCTACCATGGGTTCCTCGGCGGACCCGGGGCACAACGGCCTTGCGCCCACGGCCGCCCCGGCATCCATGGGTGACGACCTGGAGCGATGCCCCGGCGCCGGGAGGAAGCGCCATGGGAGGGCGGACGCCATCACGGGGACCCGGCCACCCTTTACCAAAAGCACAGCCATTTATGGCTGGCGGGGCCACAAAAAAGCGCCTAGGTTCCCGCCCTAGCGCCTAACAAAAAAAGGCTTATCGAGAATCTCGATAAGCCTTTTTATTGGTCGGGGTGAGAGGATTCGAACCTCCGACCACCTGCACCCCATACAGGTGCGCTACCAGGCTGCGCTACACCCCGAGGACCTGGAATGATAGTACCCTGACGGACACCCTGTAAAGATCTGGCGGGGCGACTTGGCTGAATCCACTGTGGATTCGGCCGGACCTCAACACGGGCTTTAGGCTTTCCGGTTCGACCATTCCGGAACGCTCTAGTCATATCATCTTCAACTTGGCGTCCCCAAGGGGATTCGAACCCCTGTTGCCGCCGTGAAAGGGCAGTGTCCTAGGCCTCTAGACGATGGGGACGGGGCGGAATGGTGGAGCCAGCGAGGATCGAACTCGCGACCTCTACAATGCCATTGTAGCGCTCTCCCAGCTGAGCTATGGCCCCACAGGCAATGAGTCAAAAATAATAGAGGACTCGCGGGCGTTTGTCTAGCGGTTGCTGATGTAGTCCAATGCCCGCTCGATTCGGGCCAGAGTCTTGGCCCTACCCAGCAGCTCAAGGGTGACATCGATGGGCGGCGAGACCGCCGTGCCCGACACGGCCACCCGTAAAGGCTGGGCGACATGGCCCAGCTTGGCGCCCAGCCGCTCGGCCGTCACCGCCACGGTGTCATGGATGGCTTCCCGGCTCCAGGGCGTTAGGTCCTCCAGGGCGGCATAGACCGCTTCCAGGGCCGGCCGTGTTTCCTGGCTCAGGTTCTTGCGGGCAGCCTTTTCGTCATAGCGGTCGAAATCCTGGTAAAAGAACAGGCTCGCCGCGGCCATCTCCGCCAAGGTCTTGCAGCGCTCCCGTTGGGCCTTGACGACCGCCACCGGATCGGGGCCGGTGGTCGGGTCAATGCCCCGCTGGCCGAGGTGCCAGCGCAGGTGGTGCGCCACGTGGGCGGGGTCGCTATGCATGATGTAGTGATGGTTTAGCCACAACAACTTGTCCGGATTGAACGTGGAGGCGGAATGGTTGATCCCTTCGATCTCGAACAACTGGATCATCTGGTCGATGGAGAAAATCTCCTGATCACCGTGGGACCAGCCGAGCCTCACCAGGTAATTCAAGAGAGCTTCCGGTAGATAGCCCTCGTCGCGGTACTGCATCACGCTCACCGCGCCGTGCCGTTTGGACAGCCGTGCACCGTCGGCGCCCAAGATCATGGGCACATGGGCATAGAGCGGTGGCTCCGCACCTAGGGCCTTGAAGATATTGATCTGGCGCGGCGTGTTGTTGATGTGGTCATCGCCGCGGATG is a genomic window of Candidatus Methylocalor cossyra containing:
- a CDS encoding (2Fe-2S)-binding protein; the protein is MYICICNRVTDGEIRRAMDQRGPCTLRDLRRELGVCSQCGKCAPEVRRLLREYSQTSQLSAADLVTAG
- the gltX gene encoding glutamate--tRNA ligase, whose product is MTVRTRFAPSPTGYLHIGGARTALFCWLYARKHGGTFILRIEDTDLERSTVESVNAILEGMTWLGLDYDEGPFYQTDRFDRYRELAQRLLAEGKAYHCYCTKEELDAMREQQLARKEKPRYDGRCRLRREPRPGVPPVVRFRNPEMGEVVIEDLVRGRVVVRNSELDDLILVRSDGSPTYNFTVVVDDLDMGITHVIRGDDHINNTPRQINIFKALGAEPPLYAHVPMILGADGARLSKRHGAVSVMQYRDEGYLPEALLNYLVRLGWSHGDQEIFSIDQMIQLFEIEGINHSASTFNPDKLLWLNHHYIMHSDPAHVAHHLRWHLGQRGIDPTTGPDPVAVVKAQRERCKTLAEMAAASLFFYQDFDRYDEKAARKNLSQETRPALEAVYAALEDLTPWSREAIHDTVAVTAERLGAKLGHVAQPLRVAVSGTAVSPPIDVTLELLGRAKTLARIERALDYISNR
- a CDS encoding IS256 family transposase, whose product is MGEDKVIRLKSPGTPGAVEDPLTEVWREGARRLLVSAIEAEVESFLEQFQEEKTTEGLNRMVRNGRLPSRTIQTGIGDIEVSVPRVRDRAGKVRFSSSILPPYLRRTKTVEGLLPWLYLKGISTGEFQEALTVLLGKDAPGLSASTISRLKEAWKDEHQRWSRCDLSNRHYVYLWVDGIHFGVRLEEAAQCILVVVGATPEGKKELVALSDGYRESEDSWRELLLGLRSRGLKIEPHLAIGDGALGFWKALPQVFGTTRRQRCWVHKTANILNKLPKSQQPKAKAALHEIWMAATRQEAEKAFDHFLSVYRPKYPKAVACLEKDRDALLTFYDFPAEHWIHLRTTNPIESTLATVRLRTTRTRGCVSRESILAMVFMLVKSAERHWRKLNGIPRLAQVIEGVVFKDGVREDAEKIAA
- a CDS encoding phosphate/phosphite/phosphonate ABC transporter substrate-binding protein, with product MIYNFTVSPDFGPEKLPGWYIFNTWLQKALGETVHLEVYPDFKSQREAIKAGKVDLIYANPYDASMLVREKGFISLAKPKSKSDEAIIAVNAARGVCSVEELRPGITVAATDDPDVRTMGMILLEPADLHPGNITLELCDSYVLVAKRLFNGEAEVGIFLAEAFDELSSVVKSRLRVLVQSEIQVVHHSLMLGPALAFQRDRLRNALLEMSSSTKGCEILRGLGFDQWEPVDQEAVEFMIDLMDTLLV
- a CDS encoding TonB-dependent receptor, whose translation is MNKNNRNQGLTRIEHAGTRLLWLALSTFAVSPGLAVEPRAESPAKAFELPDVEVVGITPLPSVGLPLREVPGNVQAVEDEAMDRQESLNLPTFMNRNLGSVNINDVQNNPYQPDLTYRGFNASPLLGTPIGLSVYQDGVRINEPFGDTVHWDLIPQSAIANLDLIPGSNPVFGLNTLGGALSVRTKSGFSHPGTRAELQGGSFGRKVFEFEQGGFQDRFDWFVTGNIFEQDGWRDHSHSNVHQFFAKVGWENTTTDLDLTYTFAKNKLTGNGPLPESLLQARREAVYTYPDLTEPELHFVNLRASHELSPTWLVAGNAYYRGNTIDTFNGDVAEGCEQFVTFSECRSEDGALLPSAINRRSRSVEDGTGVQVQLSYLGDLVELKNRFTFGTSYDYGNTHFTQSEQEAAFTPNRGTDPLAAPTTVTRARATNQYLGVFGTDTLSITPWLHLNASGRWNRAEMDLSGFGTDEGGERTSLAGHHIFNRFNPSAGFTVQPLEALSLHGGALKDLTFYGNYNEGFRVPTPVELTCADPGAPCSLPNSFIADPPLKPVVSHTFEVGWRGQWGENVQWTTALYRTELDNDILFTNVGGGLTRGFFQNVGKTLRQGAEVGFRGAVGSLNWYANYSFVHATYETHATLQNALGPQTVRPGDRIPSIPRHLVKLGAEYELLPGWFFGGDLQYASSQYLRGDDQNQWPPAPEYAVVNLHTRYRVHQHVELFAMANNVFDVEYENFGVVNRNFFSGAPDGGTPERFLGPGAPIGGWAGVRVRWD